In Azospirillaceae bacterium, a genomic segment contains:
- a CDS encoding 50S ribosomal protein L11 methyltransferase: MSGMWRVALTVHEDVVQAFAQVLEAHVDAVSTFELEEGGNWLIEGTSHGEPDQSRLVARVTVLAMALGVGQPTIEVEPLAPIDWVTQTYLSFPPIRAGRFFVHGSHHKKPVPAGCIGLLIEAAMAFGSGEHATTQGCLRALSDLRKSMPVTRALDMGCGSGILAFAIAKLWRAPVAAVDIDALSIMIAGENARLNKVNKLVTCRHGDGYRTPIVAKQGPYDLIVANILARPLARMAPRLRQNLRPGGIAVLSGLLARQEKLVIAAHRRQGLKLVRRYKIGEWNTLVMKG, from the coding sequence ATGTCGGGCATGTGGCGGGTCGCACTGACGGTGCATGAGGACGTGGTGCAGGCCTTCGCCCAGGTGCTGGAGGCGCATGTCGATGCCGTTTCCACCTTCGAGTTGGAAGAGGGCGGCAACTGGCTGATCGAGGGCACCAGCCACGGTGAGCCCGACCAGTCCCGCCTGGTGGCCCGCGTCACCGTTCTCGCCATGGCGCTGGGCGTGGGCCAGCCCACCATCGAGGTGGAGCCGCTGGCCCCCATCGATTGGGTGACCCAGACCTATCTCAGCTTCCCGCCCATCCGCGCCGGCCGTTTCTTCGTTCACGGCAGCCACCACAAGAAGCCGGTGCCGGCCGGCTGCATCGGTTTGCTGATCGAGGCCGCGATGGCCTTCGGTTCCGGTGAGCACGCCACCACCCAGGGCTGCCTACGGGCCCTGAGCGACCTGCGTAAGTCCATGCCCGTCACCCGGGCGCTGGACATGGGCTGCGGCTCCGGCATCCTGGCCTTCGCCATCGCCAAGCTGTGGCGGGCGCCGGTGGCGGCGGTGGACATCGATGCCCTGTCCATCATGATCGCGGGCGAGAACGCGCGCCTGAACAAGGTGAACAAGCTGGTCACCTGCCGCCATGGCGACGGCTACCGCACCCCCATCGTGGCCAAGCAGGGCCCCTATGACCTGATCGTCGCCAACATCCTGGCGCGGCCGCTGGCCCGCATGGCGCCGCGCCTGCGCCAGAACCTGCGGCCCGGCGGCATCGCCGTCCTGTCCGGCCTGCTGGCCCGTCAGGAAAAGCTGGTGATCGCCGCCCACCGCCGCCAGGGCCTGAAGCTGGTCCGCCGCTACAAGATCGGTGAGTGGAACACGCTTGTCATGAAGGGCTGA